The following coding sequences lie in one Micromonospora sp. R77 genomic window:
- a CDS encoding Fur family transcriptional regulator: MSEGTLRNTRQRTAVSTLLAEVEGFHSAQELHAMLRQRGERVGLTTVYRTLQGLADAGDIDVMRPPGGEHLYRRCSEGHHHHLVCRACGRTVEVAGPAVESWAERVAAQHGYAEVSHTLEIFGTCPACAGR; this comes from the coding sequence GTGAGCGAGGGTACGTTGCGCAACACCCGCCAGCGGACGGCGGTGAGCACCCTGCTGGCCGAGGTGGAGGGCTTCCACAGCGCCCAGGAGCTGCACGCCATGCTGCGCCAGCGGGGTGAACGGGTCGGCCTGACCACCGTCTACCGGACGTTGCAGGGGCTCGCCGACGCCGGTGACATCGACGTGATGCGCCCACCGGGCGGTGAGCACCTCTACCGGCGGTGCAGCGAGGGCCACCACCATCACCTGGTCTGCCGCGCCTGCGGGCGGACCGTCGAGGTGGCCGGCCCGGCCGTGGAGAGCTGGGCCGAGCGGGTCGCCGCCCAGCACGGGTACGCCGAGGTCAGCCACACCCTGGAGATCTTCGGCACCTGCCCGGCCTGCGCCGGCCGATAG